A genomic region of Zygotorulaspora mrakii chromosome 7, complete sequence contains the following coding sequences:
- the IES4 gene encoding Ies4p (similar to Saccharomyces cerevisiae IES4 (YOR189W); ancestral locus Anc_6.98) has protein sequence MVAAAVLKEEPKSADPHSTPANGAASTTATHEPTSRDTTATETNTKAQRKERVIPWEATHQQVDIKTFTGYDLKLDGWIRQDVLNERRHKAASPSAAAAVADPIPADEVDDEDDDGDNEDEGDGDEE, from the coding sequence ATGGTAGCAGCTGCCGTTCTAAAAGAAGAGCCCAAAAGTGCTGACCCCCATAGCACACCTGCTAATGGTGCCGCCAGCACGACTGCGACCCATGAGCCCACATCGCGCGACACGACAGCCACGGAAACTAACACCAAAGCTCAGAGGAAAGAGCGGGTAATCCCCTGGGAAGCTACTCACCAACAGGTGGACATCAAGACGTTCACAGGCTACGATTTGAAACTGGATGGCTGGATTCGTCAAGACGTTTTGAACGAAAGAAGGCACAAAGCAGCGTCGCCGTCAGCTGCAGCCGCGGTTGCAGATCCTATTCCCGCTGACGAAGTCGACGACGAGGACGACGACGGGGACAACGAGGATGAAGGTGATGGCGACGAGGAATGA
- the HRI1 gene encoding Hri1p (similar to Saccharomyces cerevisiae YLR301W; ancestral locus Anc_6.101), translating into MPALLKRALFQVNDTPNERTSALSSVSNDGHYISIRAFVKPRSQAEEQFPFEWAFAGTNKDINVTKVKDGVVKQDFNFGFDVNVYLNIPNTHRGTVQTVWTNWDSGCIAEHGTVYPGGSDQPGVKFFELWQPVDPSKEDLVMVSSNTDTGKSIVFKTDSSSFQGLFIITGEWSQGYLAKSGESTLKGLNFIRTVEKSQKVETLFQYGVDSEKFPSPTSSVTKGDIVDSNGIKWEVIEAYQ; encoded by the coding sequence ATGCCTGCCTTATTGAAAAGAGCTTTGTTTCAAGTCAATGACACCCCTAATGAAAGAACTTCAGCCTTATCCTCTGTGTCTAACGATGGCCATTATATCTCGATAAGAGCCTTCGTTAAACCAAGATCTCAGGCTGAGGAAcaatttccttttgaatggGCTTTCGCTGGCACCAACAAGGATATCAATGTGACCAAAGTGAAAGACGGAGTTGTTAAAcaagatttcaattttggatttgacGTCAACGTCTATCTAAATATCCCTAACACCCATCGCGGTACAGTTCAAACCGTTTGGACGAATTGGGATTCTGGTTGTATCGCAGAGCATGGTACTGTGTACCCAGGTGGCTCAGATCAGCCGGgtgtcaaattttttgaattatgGCAGCCGGTCGATCCTTCCAAGGAAGACTTGGTTATGGTGTCATCAAACACCGATACTGGGAAATCTATTGTGTTCAAGACGGATAGCAGCAGCTTTCAAGGGCTTTTCATTATCACAGGCGAATGGAGTCAAGGTTACCTCGCCAAAAGCGGTGAGAGCACTCTCAAGGGATTGAACTTCATTAgaacagttgaaaaatcgCAAAAGGTCGAGACATTATTTCAGTACGGTGTTGATTCTGAGAAATTTCCATCCCCAACTTCAAGCGTTACGAAAGGTGATATTGTCGATAGCAACGGCATTAAATGGGAGGTGATAGAAGCATATCAATAA
- a CDS encoding cornichon family protein (similar to Saccharomyces cerevisiae ERV15 (YBR210W) and ERV14 (YGL054C); ancestral locus Anc_6.102): MGAWLFILAVIVNCINLFGQVHFTILYADLEADYINPIELCSKVNSLITPEAILHGVLTTLFLLNGYWFVFLLNLPIFAYNANKIYKKVQLLDATEIFRTLGKHKRESFLKLGFYLLMFFFYLYRMIMALIVESGE; this comes from the coding sequence ATGGGTGCGTGGCTTTTTATCCTTGCGGTTATAGTTAACTGTATCAACCTTTTTGGTCAAGTCCATTTTACTATATTGTACGCCGATTTGGAGGCTGATTATATCAATCCGATCGAGTTATGTTCGAAAGTTAACAGCTTGATCACACCGGAGGCTATTTTGCACGGTGTTTTGACAACACTTTTCTTATTGAACGGATACTGGTTTGTGTTCTTACTCAACTTGCCCATATTTGCATACAATGCAAACAAAATCTACAAGAAGGTGCAACTTCTGGACGCAACGGAGATCTTCAGAACCTTGGGAAAACACAAGAGGgaaagttttttgaaattaggATTTTACCTACTGatgttcttcttttacctATACAGAATGATCATGGCTTTGATCGTTGAGAGTGGCGAATAG
- the ULS1 gene encoding translocase ULS1 (similar to Saccharomyces cerevisiae RIS1 (YOR191W); ancestral locus Anc_6.100), with the protein MSVMNEVQTIDLTLSDSETDRNENLSPNVSNSFKDSHIKPVPTTMMVMRYNDNDNNSDDNNINDQDYDKDSKIVEQFHDSSPLKVSTQDTAIGNKRNLNELDDFDFEHGNEQETDHQAIKRIDLDQQDNYKASVTPEIIDISDENDISYEESDLIVEPSERNVQSRYELLQRHLMDKETAFKNNILSLETNSRILKRKLEKRGKEVIDAERKLNLLKRTNSNSNSRHNDNERVLSAAQRILADEASVDIRRLKSKMENTNLKLNSVRSRLENQIGQFDNFMIDKGKKMRQYSIEIQNANSDSESNARIAQRNDLLRQKQRLQLMLDDGSVTSDTFVSINNTINKKLDALAAQTNKSNNNLMPEQRQEVNNRNLFEKCMDTAYDLLMKNTARTESDKRTLSQQLDIIKRYRRNFELGYTCNIAWRNECREAAETLFKNGFKMPLIYETLQDYGIQYRDNSLLSTDRRSQYFKSLEVARRLVNDSNRSPEVKSTILNNLSVLQSLRQCIDSGLPPTANIKEKCSDAVIFLMEQGLKMDKLYENIKRYNILTERKEFNLSQESSSMPSFNHFGTSDINQIPLKIESMNAINSNSYENSINVANIHAAEDQEHIRALLENVKQDESEIEGETLTPEDLTVNLMKHQRVGLKWLCNVEKSRKKGGILADDMGLGKTVQAIALILANKSGNFQCKTTLIVGPVSILRSWQGEIETKVKRRANMRCLIYGGSNGMKVKHWRDLARYDAIMISYQTLAIEYKKHWPAKLEGDQANNLPPVPQLTALNSLKESNEYWSPFYSDEANFYRVILDEGQNIKNKNTQAAKACCSLNATYRWVLSGTPIQNNMTELYSLIRFLRIPPYHREERFSADIGRKLKNTDNLSEDRKNAFKKVRVLLKAIMLRRTKNDKINGEPILELPPKHVEVVEAQLEGEELQFYTDLENKNKQLVKKLLQRRAKGNYSSVLTLLLRLRQACCHSELVLIGEKKAESKKVVNGKSFENDWLRLYHRVRQMTPEQHELVSASSDSMICSWCMEQLEPESTCIMTGCGHLICETCVDPFAEEAANMPGSKTDAKGIPYLPCPKCNRLTKENEIVTLSLYDQVVTQNFSQQQLNAEYQNEMERQKRRAAENRYTPDTEKLETSTKMRQCMDVIRNVMNESDTDKILVFSQFTGFFDLLEHFLQRDMKVKFLRYTGAMDAQSRSDVINQFYREKDRRVLLISTKAGNAGLTLTCANHVIIVDPFWNPYVEDQAQDRCYRISQTKEVHVKRLFIKNSVEDRIAELQKRKREMVDAAMDPSKMDGINKLGARELGFLFGLNTL; encoded by the coding sequence ATGTCTGTCATGAATGAGGTTCAGACTATTGATTTAACTCTGAGTGATTCAGAAACAGATAGGAATGAAAATCTGTCTCCGAATGTGAGCAATAGTTTTAAGGATTCGCATATCAAACCTGTACCGACAACGATGATGGTGATGCGATACAATGACAATGATAATAACAGTGATGATAATAACATTAATGATCAAGATTATGACAAGGATTCTAAAATAGTTGAGCAGTTTCACGATAGCTCTCCTTTGAAAGTGTCAACACAAGATACTGCTATTGGtaataaaagaaatttgaatgaactTGACGACTTCGATTTTGAACATGGAAATGAACAAGAGACAGATCATCAAGCTATCAAGCGAATAGATTTAGATCAACAGGACAACTATAAGGCTTCTGTTACGCCCGAGATTATTGATATatctgatgaaaatgatatcTCTTATGAGGAGTCGGATTTGATTGTTGAACCTTCTGAAAGAAACGTCCAGTCCAGATACGAATTGTTACAACGCCACTTGATGGATAAAGAAActgctttcaaaaataacaTTCTATCTTTAGAGACTAACTCCCGaatattgaagagaaaattaGAGAAAAGGGGCAAAGAAGTTATAGACGCTGAAAGGAAATTGAATCTTCTAAAAAGGAcgaattcaaattcaaactcAAGACACAACGATAATGAAAGGGTTTTGAGTGCAGCACAGAGAATATTAGCAGATGAAGCAAGTGTTGATATTCGAAGGTTGAAAtccaaaatggaaaatacaaatttgaaattaaaCAGTGTAAGGAGTAGATTGGAAAATCAGATCGGTCAATTTGATAACTTTATGATTGATaaaggtaaaaaaatgagacaatattcaattgaaattcaaaatgcAAACAGTGATAGTGAATCTAATGCAAGAATTGCACAAAGAAATGACTTACTACgacaaaaacaaagattACAATTAATGTTAGATGACGGGTCTGTAACTTCTGATACATTCGTTTCGATCAACAATACCATAAACAAAAAGTTGGATGCTTTAGCTGCTCAAACTAATAAATCAAATAACAACTTAATGCCAGAACAAAGACAAGAGGTGAATAATAGGAacttatttgaaaaatgcatgGATACAGCTTACGACTTACTGATGAAGAATACAGCACGAACCGAAAGCGATAAACGAACACTCTCTCAACAGTTGGACATTATTAAAAGATATAGGAGAAATTTCGAATTAGGTTATACCTGCAACATTGCGTGGAGAAATGAATGCCGAGAAGCAGCAGAGactcttttcaagaacGGTTTTAAAATGCCACTAATTTATGAAACTTTACAAGATTATGGTATTCAATATCGGGATAATTCGTTATTGTCTACTGATAGGAGGTCACAGTATTTCAAGAGCTTGGAAGTTGCTCGCAGACTGGTTAATGATTCAAATAGAAGTCCTGAAGTAAAGTCAACAATTTTAAACAATCTAAGTGTCTTACAAAGTTTGAGGCAGTGCATTGATTCTGGCTTGCCTCCAACGGCAAATATAAAGGAAAAGTGTTCTGATGCTGTAATTTTTCTAATGGAACAGGGCTTAAAAATGGATAAACTTtatgaaaatatcaagagGTACAATATATTGACtgagagaaaagaatttaaCCTATCACAAGAGTCTAGTAGCATGCCGTCTTTTAATCACTTTGGAACTTCCGATATAAATCAGattcctttgaaaattgaatcaatgAATGCTATAAATAGTAATTCGTATGAAAACAGTATAAATGTTGCTAATATACATGCAGCAGAGGATCAGGAACATATTCGTGCCTTATTGGAGAACGTAAAACAGGACGAATCAGAAATTGAAGGTGAAACATTGACACCAGAAGATTTAACAGTCAACCTTATGAAACACCAACGTGTCGGATTGAAATGGCTATGCAACGTGGAAAAATCTAGGAAAAAAGGTGGTATTTTAGCCGACGACATGGGTCTTGGTAAAACGGTTCAAGCTATAGCGCTAATCCTTGCTAATAAATCTGGGAATTTTCAATGTAAAACAACGCTAATTGTCGGTCCTGTCTCCATTTTAAGATCATGGCAAGGTGAAATAGAAACGAAGGTAAAGAGACGTGCAAATATGCGATGCCTCATATATGGCGGATCTAATGGTATGAAAGTTAAGCATTGGCGGGATTTGGCAAGATACGATGCTATCATGATTTCTTACCAAACCTTGGCTATCGAGTACAAAAAGCATTGGCCGGCAAAGCTCGAGGGAGATCAAGCCAACAATTTGCCTCCCGTTCCGCAACTTACTGCAttgaactctttgaaagagtcAAATGAGTATTGGTCACCTTTTTATTCGGATGAAGCAAATTTTTACAGAGTTATACTAGATGAAGGACAGAATATTAAGAATAAGAATACCCAAGCTGCTAAAGCTTGTTGCTCTTTGAATGCGACATATAGATGGGTTTTGTCTGGTACTccaattcaaaataatatGACTGAGTTGTATTCGTTGATCAGATTCCTTAGAATACCTCCTTATCATAGGGAAGAGAGATTCAGCGCAGATATTGGtagaaaattgaaaaatacgGACAATCTCAGTGAAGATCGTAAAAATGCTTTTAAGAAGGTAAGAGTTCTATTAAAGGCTATTATGCTTCGTCGCACGAAGAATGACAAAATCAATGGAGAGCCTATTCTTGAATTACCCCCAAAACATGTCGAAGTTGTTGAAGCACAGTTGGAAGGTGAAGAATTGCAATTCTATACTGATCTCGAAAATAAGAATAAACAACTTGTTAAAAAATTATTGCAGAGGAGAGCGAAGGGAAATTACTCAAGCGTTCTAACACTCTTATTGCGTTTGAGACAAGCATGCTGCCATTCCGAACTTGTTTTGATCGGTGAGAAAAAAGCTGAATCGAAAAAGGTTGTTAACGGTAagagttttgaaaatgacTGGCTTAGATTGTACCATAGAGTCCGACAAATGACACCGGAACAACATGAATTAGTATCAGCGTCCTCGGACAGCATGATTTGTTCTTGGTGCATGGAACAACTAGAACCTGAATCCACTTGTATTATGACAGGTTGTGGGCATTTAATATGTGAGACGTGCGTTGATCCTTTTGCAGAAGAAGCTGCTAATATGCCTGGAAGCAAGACAGATGCAAAAGGAATTCCATACCTGCCTTGTCCTAAATGCAATAGGTTgacaaaggaaaatgagATAGTTACATTGAGTCTGTATGACCAGGTAGTCACTCAAAATTTCTCGCAGCAACAATTAAATGCAGAATACCAGAATGAAATGGAGcgtcaaaaaagaagagcgGCAGAAAATAGATATACCCCTGACACCGAGAAACTTGAAACGTCAACAAAGATGCGTCAATGTATGGATGTGATAAGAAATGTCATGAATGAGTCTGATACCGACAAGATATTGGTTTTCTCTCAATTCACAGGATTCTTTGATTTGCTCGagcattttttgcaaagagaTATGAaagtcaaatttttgagatataCAGGCGCCATGGATGCGCAAAGCAGATCTGATGTGATAAACCAATTTTATCGCGAGAAAGACAGGAGagttcttttgatttcgaCAAAAGCTGGAAACGCAGGTTTAACTCTAACTTGCGCAAATCATGTTATTATAGTGGACCCGTTCTGGAACCCGTATGTGGAAGATCAAGCCCAGGATCGTTGTTATAGAATTAGTCAAACAAAGGAAGTTCATGTTAAGAGGTTATTCATTAAAAACAGTGTAGAGGACAGGATTGCTGAGTTgcagaaaaggaaaagggAAATGGTGGACGCAGCTATGGATCCAAGTAAGATGGATGGAATTAATAAATTGGGTGCTCGAGAACTGGGGTTTTTATTTGGATTGAATACCTTATAA
- a CDS encoding glycoside hydrolase family 5 protein (similar to Saccharomyces cerevisiae EXG1 (YLR300W) and SPR1 (YOR190W); ancestral locus Anc_6.99) produces MLLRSLILGLVASSVRLAVSSPVPPQGPGSIQFLTPELSSGPIQKRYYDYGNSEPVRGVNIGGWLLLEPFITPSLFESFRTNPNNDDGIPVDEYHFTQTLGQEVASSRLEAHWSSFYTEQDFQDIAELGFNLVRIPIGYWAFQTLDNDPYVRGNQEQYLDKAIEWSAKYGLKVWVDLHGAAGSQNGFDNSGLRDAWYFLEDSNLKVTYSVLQYMLEKYSRDEYLDTVTGIELINEPLGPVLDMDKLKNDFLLPAYNYLRNTLQRNQIVILHDAFQQGHYWDDFLTSTDNFWGVLLDHHHYRIFENGELQSSIDQHVQAACNWGFDTITEAHWTVCGEFSAALTDCAKWLNGVGYGARYDGTFFKEQETSSFIGSCQSIDDINSWSDEKKENTRKFVEAQLDAFEMRNGWIIWTYKTESSIEWDVQRLVYNGLFPQPITDRKYPGQCQK; encoded by the coding sequence ATGCTGCTACGTTCGTTGATACTGGGACTGGTTGCTTCGTCGGTGAGACTGGCTGTGTCATCTCCGGTTCCACCTCAAGGTCCCGGTTCGATCCAATTTCTCACACCCGAGCTGAGCTCAGGTCCTATCCAAAAAAGATACTACGACTATGGCAACTCGGAGCCTGTGCGTGGTGTGAATATCGGTGGATGGTTGTTGCTTGAGCCATTCATCACGCCAAGTCTTTTCGAGTCGTTCAGAACAAACCCCAATAACGATGATGGTATTCCGGTAGATGAGTACCATTTCACGCAAACGTTGGGTCAGGAAGTCGCGTCCAGTCGGTTGGAAGCCCATTGGAGCAGTTTCTACACGGAACAAGACTTTCAGGACATCGCTGAGTTGGGCTTCAATCTGGTCAGAATTCCAATAGGTTACTGGGCATTCCAGACTCTAGATAACGACCCATACGTCCGTGGCAATCAGGAACAGTACCTGGATAAGGCTATTGAGTGGTCCGCTAAATACGGTTTGAAGGTTTGGGTTGACTTACATGGGGCTGCAGGGTCTCAAAACGGCTTCGACAACTCTGGTTTGAGGGACGCTTGGTATTTCTTAGAGGATTCAAACTTAAAGGTTACTTACAGCGTTCTACAGTATATGTTGGAAAAATATTCTCGTGACGAGTATTTAGATACAGTTACTGGTATCGAACTGATAAATGAGCCTTTAGGACCTGTGTTGGACATGGataagttgaaaaatgactTCTTACTACCAGCATACAATTATTTGAGGAACACtttgcaaagaaatcaaattgtTATTCTTCATGATGCCTTCCAACAAGGACACTATTGGGATGATTTCTTAACCTCAACAGATAACTTTTGGGGTGTCTTACTTGATCACCATCATTACAGAATTTTCGAAAATGGTGAATTACAAAGTTCTATTGATCAACATGTTCAAGCTGCCTGTAATTGGGGATTTGACACGATAACTGAAGCTCACTGGACAGTTTGTGGTGAATTTTCTGCTGCTTTAACAGATTGTGCTAAATGGCTAAATGGTGTTGGCTACGGTGCTCGTTATGATGGTACTTTCTTCAAGGAACAAGAAACTTCATCTTTCATTGGATCCTGTCAAAGTATTGACGATATAAATTCTTGGTCTGacgaaaagaaggaaaacaCAAGGAAATTTGTGGAAGCTCAGTTAGatgcttttgaaatgaGAAATGGTTGGATTATTTGGACTTATAAAACAGAGTCTTCAATCGAATGGGATGTTCAAAGATTGGTTTACAATGGTCTTTTCCCACAACCAATAACGGACAGAAAATATCCTGGTCAAtgtcaaaaatga